In Sulfurovum xiamenensis, a genomic segment contains:
- the trpS gene encoding tryptophan--tRNA ligase, whose amino-acid sequence MRVLTGIQASGKLHLGNYFGAMKPMVELQEEHELFTFIANYHSLTSSKDAATLKQHTIDAAVDYLSIGIDPEKTTFWVQSDMPEVLELYWILSKFTPMGLLERAHSYKDKVAKGIPASHALFSYPVLMAADILILDTQKVPVGKDQIQHVEMTRDIAIKFNNEYGEIFTLPEHLVQEDVATIPGIDGQKMSKSYDNAIDLFMEEKPLQKRCNKIISSSTPLGEPLEYEGDNIYALASLFLNDEQKLELQARYKSGKEGYGHFKKYLKELIWEELGEAREKREYYLNHMDEVNDILAQGAKKARAIAHAKMSKVREAVGLL is encoded by the coding sequence ATGCGTGTACTTACAGGAATACAAGCTTCAGGAAAACTTCATTTAGGAAACTATTTTGGAGCCATGAAGCCTATGGTTGAGCTTCAAGAAGAACATGAACTTTTTACTTTTATCGCCAACTACCACTCACTCACAAGTTCAAAAGATGCAGCTACACTAAAACAACACACCATCGATGCTGCTGTGGATTATCTTTCCATTGGCATTGACCCGGAGAAAACAACATTTTGGGTACAGAGTGACATGCCTGAAGTACTTGAACTTTACTGGATACTCTCTAAGTTCACACCTATGGGATTATTGGAGCGTGCGCACTCCTACAAAGACAAAGTGGCCAAAGGTATCCCAGCAAGTCATGCTCTCTTCTCCTATCCTGTATTGATGGCAGCGGATATCCTTATCTTGGATACCCAAAAAGTTCCTGTAGGTAAAGACCAGATCCAACACGTTGAAATGACCAGAGATATCGCGATAAAATTCAACAATGAATATGGTGAGATCTTTACGCTTCCAGAGCACCTTGTACAAGAAGATGTGGCTACGATCCCAGGTATTGACGGGCAAAAGATGAGTAAGAGCTATGACAATGCCATTGATCTATTCATGGAGGAGAAACCCCTTCAAAAAAGATGTAATAAGATCATCTCATCCTCCACACCATTAGGTGAACCATTAGAATATGAGGGAGACAATATCTATGCATTGGCATCCCTCTTTTTAAATGATGAACAGAAACTTGAACTGCAGGCACGTTATAAAAGCGGTAAAGAGGGGTATGGTCACTTTAAAAAATATCTCAAAGAATTGATCTGGGAAGAGTTGGGTGAAGCCAGAGAAAAACGAGAGTATTACCTCAACCATATGGATGAAGTCAATGATATTTTGGCACAAGGAGCGAAGAAAGCCAGAGCGATCGCACATGCCAAAATGTCTAAAGTAAGAGAAGCGGTAGGACTACTATAA
- the rho gene encoding transcription termination factor Rho translates to MSDNKKSSNGNAASRKNRTHVPVEGYKIENLQQLPLTELVTIAKEVKVENPNEFQRKDLIFEILKSQVSQGGFILYTGILEIMNDGFGFLRSIDGNFANSSNDTYVSGTQIKRFALRNGDIVTGQVRSPKDQEKYYALLKIEAINYLAPEKSKQRPLFENLTPLYASEQLKLEYNPMKMTGRVLDLFTPIGKGQRALIVAPPRTGKTELLKELAHGVTHNNPDASLMVLLVDERPEEVTDMQRSVKGEVYASTFDLPAQNHVRTAEMVIEKAKRRVEMGKDVIILLDSITRLARAYNTVTPSSGKVLSGGVDANALHKPKRFFGAARNIEEGGSLTIIATALIDTGSRMDEVIFEEFKGTGNSEVVLSRHVSERRIYPAIDVTKSGTRKEELMMDPETLQKVWALRNAMQNMEEVEGLKFLFSKMMKTKTNEEFLSLMNEGA, encoded by the coding sequence ATGAGCGATAATAAAAAATCTTCTAATGGCAATGCTGCCAGCAGGAAAAACAGAACACACGTACCGGTAGAGGGCTACAAAATAGAAAATCTTCAACAACTTCCACTGACAGAACTTGTAACGATAGCAAAAGAGGTCAAAGTTGAAAACCCTAATGAATTTCAAAGAAAAGATCTTATTTTCGAAATCCTTAAATCACAAGTGAGCCAGGGAGGATTTATCCTCTATACGGGTATTCTTGAAATCATGAACGATGGTTTTGGTTTTTTGCGCTCAATAGACGGAAACTTTGCCAACTCGAGTAATGACACCTATGTAAGCGGTACACAGATCAAACGATTTGCACTGAGAAATGGTGATATTGTTACAGGTCAGGTACGCTCGCCTAAAGACCAAGAGAAGTATTATGCACTGCTTAAAATTGAAGCGATCAATTATTTAGCTCCGGAGAAGTCGAAACAGAGACCTCTTTTTGAAAACCTTACTCCATTGTATGCCAGTGAACAACTCAAACTCGAATATAATCCAATGAAAATGACCGGACGGGTACTTGACCTCTTTACCCCTATAGGAAAAGGACAAAGAGCACTGATCGTTGCTCCGCCGCGAACAGGTAAAACAGAACTTTTAAAAGAGCTTGCACATGGGGTTACACACAACAATCCCGATGCTTCTCTGATGGTACTACTTGTAGATGAGAGACCGGAAGAAGTCACAGACATGCAGCGTTCAGTGAAAGGTGAAGTCTATGCTTCGACGTTTGACCTTCCTGCACAGAATCACGTCAGAACAGCCGAAATGGTGATAGAAAAAGCCAAAAGACGAGTAGAGATGGGTAAAGATGTCATCATCTTACTTGACTCTATCACAAGACTTGCACGTGCCTACAACACTGTGACACCAAGTTCAGGTAAAGTACTCTCTGGTGGAGTGGATGCCAATGCACTTCATAAACCAAAACGTTTCTTCGGTGCAGCTAGAAACATAGAAGAGGGTGGTTCTTTAACTATCATTGCTACAGCACTGATAGATACGGGTAGCCGTATGGATGAAGTGATCTTTGAAGAGTTTAAAGGTACAGGTAACTCCGAAGTGGTGCTTAGCCGTCATGTCTCTGAAAGACGTATCTATCCTGCGATCGATGTAACGAAATCAGGAACAAGAAAAGAAGAATTGATGATGGATCCTGAAACGCTTCAAAAAGTATGGGCATTGAGAAATGCAATGCAAAACATGGAAGAAGTAGAAGGGCTGAAGTTCCTCTTCTCTAAAATGATGAAAACCAAAACAAATGAAGAGTTTCTTTCTCTGATGAACGAAGGTGCGTAG
- the kdsA gene encoding 3-deoxy-8-phosphooctulonate synthase codes for MILIAGPCVLESRDNVMRIAESLGKYHDDCTKDFYFKASFDKANRTSLDSFRGPGLDEGLKMLQEVKEQFGYKILTDVHDYTQPAAAAEVADVLQIPAFLCRQTDLLVAAAKTSAVVNIKKGQFLAPAAMEHSVGKVLKTRGFDGEVSYENAKKYKVWLTERGTTFGYGNLVVDMRGLKTMREFAPVIFDATHSVQMPASGGASSGGDSSFVPYLSRAAAAVGVDGFFFETHFDPSIALSDGPNMIELSKLDALIEQIDAIRMIVE; via the coding sequence ATGATTTTGATCGCTGGACCTTGTGTTCTGGAAAGTCGTGACAATGTAATGCGTATCGCTGAATCTTTAGGGAAGTACCATGATGACTGTACTAAAGATTTTTATTTTAAAGCAAGTTTTGATAAAGCCAATCGTACAAGTTTGGATTCTTTCAGAGGTCCTGGACTGGATGAAGGGCTTAAAATGCTTCAAGAGGTTAAAGAGCAGTTTGGTTATAAGATCTTAACGGATGTCCATGATTACACACAACCAGCAGCAGCGGCTGAAGTAGCAGATGTACTTCAAATTCCTGCATTTTTATGCCGACAGACAGATCTGTTGGTTGCTGCTGCAAAAACCTCTGCAGTCGTGAATATCAAAAAAGGACAATTCCTGGCACCTGCTGCCATGGAACACTCTGTAGGAAAAGTGCTTAAGACCAGAGGGTTCGATGGTGAGGTGAGTTATGAGAATGCCAAGAAGTATAAGGTATGGCTTACGGAAAGAGGTACAACCTTTGGCTATGGTAACCTTGTCGTAGATATGCGTGGTCTTAAAACGATGCGTGAGTTTGCCCCTGTGATCTTTGATGCAACACACTCTGTACAGATGCCTGCATCGGGTGGAGCAAGTTCAGGTGGAGATTCTTCATTTGTGCCTTACCTTTCACGTGCTGCTGCAGCAGTAGGTGTGGATGGTTTCTTCTTCGAAACGCACTTTGATCCGAGCATCGCTTTAAGTGACGGACCGAATATGATAGAGTTAAGCAAGTTGGATGCATTGATAGAACAGATCGATGCGATCAGAATGATCGTTGAGTAA
- the der gene encoding ribosome biogenesis GTPase Der, translating into MQELKKVAILGRPNVGKSSLFNRLARQRDAITADVSGTTRDIKKRIVTISENRDFEVIDTGGIDYSTELFSKVAEFSLKAAEVADIIIYMVDGKTLPSEEDRELFYKLQAMGKPLALVVNKIDNDKEEERYWEFLEFGAEATFPMSVSHNRYFNDFYAWLEALIPPREEEPTGLELTEDTEVDPFEEIVRDINSTKEEIDNEIKVAILGRVNTGKSSLLNALLGQERSVVSDVAGTTIDPIDETIEYNDYKITFVDTAGIRRRSKIVGIEKYALSRTEEMLEKANLVLLVLDATVGVTELDERVAGLIEKYKLACLIVVNKWDIHGEKTYEEMVEEIRDELKFLHYAPLITISAKTGLRVNKILDKVTEIYQRYTRRIPTSELNDTIREAIRRHHVPSHNGAVVNIKFATQYETKPPKIALISNRPEFIHFSYKRYLANFLRSKYDFEGVPLDIVARKRGERFDDDE; encoded by the coding sequence ATGCAAGAACTTAAAAAAGTAGCAATACTAGGAAGACCAAACGTGGGAAAGAGTTCGCTCTTCAACCGTTTGGCAAGACAGAGAGATGCCATCACTGCTGATGTCTCAGGAACCACAAGAGATATCAAAAAGCGTATCGTGACGATTTCAGAAAACCGTGATTTTGAAGTGATCGATACCGGGGGGATAGACTACTCAACTGAACTTTTCTCTAAAGTAGCCGAATTTTCACTGAAAGCTGCAGAGGTGGCAGATATCATCATTTATATGGTAGATGGTAAAACCCTGCCATCTGAAGAGGATAGAGAACTCTTCTACAAACTTCAGGCAATGGGTAAACCACTTGCGCTTGTGGTCAACAAGATCGACAATGACAAAGAAGAAGAGCGTTACTGGGAATTTTTGGAGTTTGGTGCAGAGGCGACGTTTCCTATGTCCGTCAGTCATAACCGTTATTTCAATGACTTCTATGCATGGCTTGAAGCACTCATACCTCCTCGGGAAGAAGAACCTACAGGACTTGAACTAACCGAAGATACGGAAGTAGACCCTTTTGAGGAGATAGTCCGCGATATCAATAGTACCAAAGAAGAGATAGATAACGAGATCAAGGTGGCCATCCTCGGTCGGGTAAACACAGGAAAAAGTTCACTCCTGAATGCACTGTTGGGTCAAGAACGTTCCGTGGTCTCTGATGTTGCAGGTACAACTATCGATCCTATTGATGAGACCATAGAATACAATGACTACAAAATTACTTTTGTCGATACTGCGGGAATCAGAAGAAGAAGCAAAATCGTGGGTATTGAAAAGTATGCACTTTCACGTACAGAAGAAATGCTGGAAAAAGCAAACCTTGTTCTACTTGTGCTTGATGCTACCGTAGGTGTGACAGAGCTTGATGAAAGGGTGGCCGGACTGATAGAAAAATACAAACTGGCTTGCCTAATCGTCGTGAACAAATGGGATATCCATGGAGAGAAAACCTATGAGGAAATGGTTGAAGAGATACGTGATGAGCTGAAGTTCCTGCACTATGCACCGCTGATCACCATTTCGGCAAAAACAGGATTGCGTGTCAACAAAATACTTGACAAAGTGACAGAGATCTATCAACGATATACCCGTCGTATCCCTACTTCCGAACTTAACGATACAATACGTGAAGCCATAAGAAGGCACCATGTACCCTCACATAACGGTGCGGTAGTAAACATCAAGTTTGCAACACAGTATGAGACCAAACCACCAAAAATTGCCCTCATCAGCAATAGACCTGAATTTATACACTTCTCTTACAAACGTTACCTGGCGAATTTCCTTCGAAGTAAATATGACTTTGAAGGGGTACCTTTAGACATCGTTGCCCGTAAACGCGGCGAGCGCTTCGATGATGATGAGTAG
- a CDS encoding heavy metal translocating P-type ATPase, with translation MADIACTHCNLTFPEEVMIAEQQNEKQLFFCCKGCQGVYHLLNSKGLDTFYDKLGDTKLQPAIQNNEDIEKFDLEGFKNKYITLHEDGLYEINLIIEGIHCSACVWLNEKVLHKTDGVIETSINYTNNKAKIIWDPEVIQLSKIIETIRSIGYNAYPYDPKLQEERAISTRKTYYSRILVAVFGAMNIMWLAVAHYAGYFGGIEQSFKDILNVAEFVLATPVLFYSGWIFFRGAYYGYKNNIVNMDTLVASGALSAYIYSIYAMITQSGEVYFDSVVMIITFVLVGKYLEVLSKKHAVDTLDTLMGSTPTEVTTLKDGVKSLVSIENIIVGDIIELKPGEKVVIDGEVIWGQGSFDESSLTGENEPIYKKKYDTILSGSLCLDSVIHYSATKDASNSMLTSIVNLLEESITKKPRIEQLANTVSGYFSTVILIIALLTFAGWYFWTESFEQALIVGISVIVIACPCALGLATPMATLVGISVAAKRGILFKEASFLETMAKSDILALDKTGTITEGKPSVVKSEYLEAFDPSLLYVLVSTSNHPISQGIKAYLEDTHEKLETRTLEEITSVEAKGIKAKYQNQVLLGGNAELMKASKLDVDTDSPNALFFFMIDDRLIARFELTDTIREGADRAIKKIQDLGIKVVMLTGDHEQSAQKVAKQVGIEEVYAKLLPQDKAALIDRFHQEGHVVVMAGDGINDAIALASSDISIAMGNGADVAISVSDIVLLDEKPESIYESYKLSQRTFGAVKENLGFSLLYNVVAVPLAVMGFVNPLVAALSMSLSSLVVVGNSIRIKRLKFKDK, from the coding sequence TTGGCAGACATAGCTTGTACCCACTGTAATCTCACTTTCCCTGAAGAAGTGATGATCGCTGAACAACAGAATGAGAAACAACTCTTTTTCTGCTGTAAAGGCTGTCAGGGGGTCTACCATCTCTTGAACTCCAAAGGACTGGATACCTTTTATGACAAGTTAGGCGATACCAAACTTCAACCTGCCATACAAAATAATGAAGATATCGAAAAGTTTGACTTGGAAGGATTTAAAAACAAATACATTACTCTCCATGAGGATGGACTGTATGAAATCAACCTCATCATTGAAGGTATCCACTGTTCTGCATGTGTATGGCTCAACGAAAAGGTCCTGCATAAGACTGATGGTGTCATAGAAACAAGTATCAACTATACCAACAACAAAGCCAAGATCATCTGGGATCCTGAGGTCATCCAGCTCTCCAAGATCATAGAGACGATCCGTTCCATCGGTTATAACGCCTACCCTTACGATCCGAAGCTTCAAGAAGAACGTGCTATCAGTACACGAAAAACCTATTATTCCCGTATTTTAGTGGCTGTTTTTGGAGCCATGAACATCATGTGGCTGGCTGTTGCCCACTATGCCGGATACTTTGGGGGTATAGAACAATCCTTTAAAGATATTCTGAATGTGGCTGAATTCGTGTTGGCCACACCGGTACTCTTTTACTCCGGATGGATCTTTTTCAGAGGTGCGTATTATGGGTACAAGAATAACATTGTCAATATGGATACCCTGGTTGCTTCAGGTGCGCTTTCTGCCTATATCTACTCCATCTATGCCATGATCACTCAAAGCGGAGAGGTCTACTTTGACTCCGTGGTGATGATCATCACTTTTGTACTGGTAGGAAAATACCTTGAAGTACTGAGTAAAAAACATGCCGTTGACACACTGGACACACTTATGGGAAGTACACCAACCGAAGTGACCACACTGAAAGATGGTGTAAAATCCCTCGTGAGCATTGAGAACATCATCGTAGGAGACATCATAGAACTGAAACCCGGTGAAAAAGTCGTGATCGATGGTGAAGTCATCTGGGGGCAGGGCTCTTTTGATGAGAGTTCACTCACAGGAGAAAATGAACCGATCTATAAAAAGAAATATGACACGATCTTAAGCGGTTCTTTGTGTTTAGACTCCGTCATACACTACAGTGCAACCAAAGATGCCTCAAATTCTATGCTGACCTCCATCGTCAATCTTCTTGAAGAATCCATCACAAAAAAACCCCGTATAGAGCAATTGGCAAATACGGTTTCAGGGTACTTTTCAACGGTCATTCTCATCATTGCCCTACTTACCTTCGCAGGGTGGTACTTTTGGACAGAGAGCTTTGAACAGGCACTCATCGTCGGTATCTCTGTGATCGTTATTGCCTGTCCCTGTGCCTTGGGATTAGCTACGCCTATGGCAACCCTTGTGGGTATCAGTGTTGCAGCAAAACGGGGTATCCTTTTTAAAGAAGCTTCTTTTCTTGAAACAATGGCAAAAAGTGACATTTTAGCCTTGGACAAAACAGGTACGATCACCGAAGGTAAACCCTCTGTTGTCAAATCTGAGTATCTTGAAGCTTTTGATCCCTCTTTGCTCTATGTACTTGTCAGTACCTCCAACCATCCTATCTCTCAAGGGATCAAAGCATATCTTGAAGATACACATGAAAAGTTAGAGACGCGCACGCTTGAAGAGATCACCTCTGTCGAAGCCAAAGGGATCAAAGCCAAATATCAAAACCAAGTACTGCTTGGAGGCAACGCGGAACTGATGAAAGCTTCAAAGCTCGATGTGGATACAGATTCACCAAATGCCCTCTTCTTCTTTATGATAGACGACAGGCTTATCGCACGGTTTGAACTGACCGATACCATCAGGGAAGGTGCAGACCGAGCTATCAAGAAGATTCAAGATCTAGGGATCAAGGTGGTCATGCTTACAGGGGACCATGAGCAGAGTGCTCAAAAAGTGGCAAAACAGGTAGGAATAGAAGAGGTTTATGCCAAACTTCTTCCTCAGGACAAAGCTGCACTGATAGATAGATTTCATCAAGAGGGACATGTTGTTGTAATGGCCGGAGACGGCATTAATGATGCCATAGCGCTTGCTTCTTCAGACATCTCTATAGCGATGGGGAATGGTGCAGATGTGGCTATCTCTGTGAGTGACATAGTGCTTTTAGATGAAAAACCTGAAAGTATTTATGAGTCGTATAAGCTCTCACAAAGAACCTTTGGTGCAGTCAAGGAAAATCTTGGTTTTTCTTTGTTGTATAATGTTGTAGCTGTTCCGCTGGCTGTCATGGGATTTGTCAATCCACTGGTGGCAGCACTCTCCATGAGTCTGAGTTCATTGGTCGTGGTCGGTAACTCTATCCGTATTAAACGTTTAAAATTCAAGGATAAATAA
- a CDS encoding DMT family transporter: MIKNMDRGILLMLLASLSFAVMGGFAKVVSQALPPVEVTFFRNIFGVILVGIAIYKVPLKQIGGKPFLLIFRGSMGFAALLAYFYIMAYIPLGEAVTYNKTSPIFVAIFAYLFLNEKLHKSALLAIIIGFVGIILVAQPEGGTFDKYDILGIFSGMGAALAYTSIRELRKYYDTRAIVMSFMGVGTVAPLFLMLITPYVNVTEEFDWMFAAFVMPEGIEWAYVVAVGIFATISQLLMTKAYELTKAGIVGTISYSNIVFAVVIGIMLGDPIPDIWTVLGIILVILSGLLVALPKGLK, from the coding sequence ATGATTAAAAATATGGATAGAGGTATCCTTCTGATGCTTTTAGCATCACTGAGCTTTGCTGTGATGGGAGGATTTGCAAAAGTCGTGAGCCAGGCGCTGCCCCCGGTAGAAGTGACTTTTTTTCGAAATATCTTTGGAGTCATTCTTGTAGGCATAGCCATTTATAAAGTGCCTTTAAAGCAAATAGGCGGAAAGCCCTTCTTACTTATTTTCCGCGGTTCTATGGGGTTTGCAGCACTTTTGGCATACTTTTATATCATGGCATATATCCCCCTGGGTGAAGCCGTGACTTATAACAAAACCTCACCGATATTTGTGGCGATATTTGCCTATCTGTTTTTAAATGAGAAATTACACAAGAGTGCTTTACTCGCTATCATCATAGGATTCGTGGGAATCATTCTGGTAGCACAGCCTGAAGGTGGGACTTTTGATAAGTATGACATTCTGGGTATTTTTTCAGGTATGGGTGCAGCGCTGGCGTATACTTCTATACGGGAACTTAGAAAATATTATGATACACGTGCTATAGTCATGTCATTTATGGGGGTGGGAACAGTTGCACCGCTTTTTCTGATGCTGATCACACCCTATGTGAATGTTACAGAGGAGTTTGATTGGATGTTTGCAGCGTTTGTGATGCCAGAGGGTATAGAGTGGGCTTATGTTGTGGCAGTCGGTATCTTTGCAACCATTTCTCAGCTTTTGATGACCAAAGCGTATGAACTTACAAAGGCAGGGATTGTTGGTACCATTAGTTACAGTAATATTGTCTTCGCGGTAGTGATCGGTATCATGCTTGGAGACCCCATTCCTGATATTTGGACAGTTTTGGGTATAATCTTGGTAATATTATCAGGGCTGCTTGTAGCTCTGCCAAAAGGACTAAAATGA
- a CDS encoding mechanosensitive ion channel family protein — protein MPTTEVNTTELNATQSLNVIDDLSMNLEGTVQTLLVPVYEKFPFLHNTFLDIPLANLFAAIVVFLLFLLFRKLFTLIVIGTLQKISKVTETYYDDKVISALKGPIRFAFILIGAHLFFLLIFKETEFIKNVLNTLVVYTVFWAIISVMESLRSVFHHATEKFNPDLAKEMGNFILKIAKILVGAVGLGAMLQVWGINVTALVASLGLGGLAFALAAKDTASNMFGSFALLADKSIRIGEWIKVGGVEGTVEDIGMRTTKIRSFEKALITVPNQIVSNSPIENFSRRGVRRIKMQIGLTYGTSRDQVDAIVKEIRAMLHGHEKISQKETLLVNFESFGDSSLNIFIYTFTDTSNWERYLNIREDIHLKIMKIVEENGASFAFPSRSIYIEQTPDKNVL, from the coding sequence ATGCCAACAACTGAAGTAAATACGACCGAACTCAATGCCACACAATCCCTCAATGTCATAGATGACCTCTCCATGAACCTTGAAGGAACTGTACAGACACTGCTTGTACCTGTGTATGAAAAGTTTCCTTTTTTGCACAACACCTTTTTGGATATCCCTTTGGCAAACCTTTTTGCTGCTATAGTCGTTTTTTTACTCTTTCTGCTTTTTCGAAAACTCTTCACACTTATTGTTATAGGTACCCTGCAGAAAATCTCCAAAGTAACAGAGACCTATTATGATGACAAGGTTATATCAGCACTCAAAGGGCCTATACGTTTTGCTTTTATACTGATCGGTGCACATCTCTTTTTCTTGCTGATATTCAAAGAGACGGAATTCATTAAAAATGTTCTCAATACACTGGTCGTCTATACCGTATTTTGGGCCATAATTTCTGTGATGGAGTCTTTGCGCAGTGTGTTTCACCATGCAACGGAGAAATTCAACCCTGACCTTGCCAAAGAGATGGGGAACTTCATACTTAAAATAGCCAAGATCCTTGTTGGGGCTGTAGGTTTGGGGGCCATGCTTCAAGTATGGGGGATCAATGTGACCGCGCTTGTTGCTTCTTTGGGGCTTGGAGGTCTTGCCTTCGCACTTGCTGCGAAAGATACCGCGTCCAATATGTTTGGATCTTTTGCCCTGCTTGCAGACAAATCTATACGCATCGGCGAATGGATCAAAGTAGGAGGTGTGGAAGGTACAGTAGAAGACATAGGAATGCGTACGACCAAAATACGCTCATTTGAGAAAGCACTTATCACAGTGCCTAACCAGATCGTATCAAACTCCCCTATAGAGAACTTTTCCCGCAGGGGAGTCCGTAGGATCAAAATGCAGATAGGACTTACATACGGTACCAGCAGGGATCAGGTGGATGCCATCGTCAAAGAGATAAGAGCCATGCTACATGGACATGAGAAGATCTCCCAAAAAGAGACTTTGCTTGTCAATTTCGAATCATTCGGAGATTCATCCCTGAACATTTTCATCTATACGTTTACCGACACTTCCAACTGGGAACGCTACTTAAATATACGTGAAGATATCCATCTGAAAATTATGAAAATCGTTGAAGAGAACGGAGCAAGCTTTGCCTTCCCTTCACGCTCTATCTATATAGAACAGACACCTGATAAAAATGTGTTATAA
- a CDS encoding DUF3108 domain-containing protein, which produces MLRRMIILSGLFLLLGNFASAKVTQLDYRATFGIFGTVGTIKNRLTQNAETYEINTKVRLAGLAKVLMGGQTEHYLSKGHMKDGIMVSDFYQMTSEKGDKKVVKEYRIDHDKKSVTKRVRKWKKERLVEDHTERLKFYAEDDLLTLYFNLGNAVKEKQKGKTYLFKSVGLEKQKGKVQITVPDEGHVAAYKKDLGQDGKIYAKAFIHQKNFRKKKGDILLSVAEDGFIHRSVIKDILLYGDAKLTRIK; this is translated from the coding sequence ATGCTAAGAAGAATGATTATATTGAGTGGTTTGTTTTTACTTTTAGGAAATTTTGCTTCAGCCAAAGTGACACAATTGGATTATAGAGCAACCTTTGGAATATTTGGTACGGTAGGAACGATAAAAAACAGACTGACACAAAATGCTGAAACCTATGAGATCAATACAAAAGTAAGATTGGCAGGATTGGCGAAAGTCCTGATGGGCGGACAGACTGAACATTATCTTTCTAAGGGGCATATGAAAGATGGAATCATGGTGAGTGATTTTTATCAGATGACAAGTGAGAAGGGAGATAAAAAAGTCGTTAAAGAATATCGTATCGATCATGATAAGAAGAGTGTCACAAAAAGGGTTCGAAAATGGAAGAAAGAAAGATTGGTAGAAGATCATACAGAAAGACTCAAATTTTATGCTGAAGATGACCTTTTGACACTCTATTTTAACCTGGGTAATGCTGTGAAGGAAAAGCAGAAAGGGAAAACATATTTGTTTAAGTCAGTGGGACTTGAAAAACAAAAGGGTAAAGTCCAAATTACTGTACCCGATGAGGGTCACGTAGCAGCATACAAAAAAGATCTGGGTCAGGATGGAAAGATCTATGCGAAGGCATTCATCCATCAAAAAAATTTCAGAAAGAAAAAAGGTGATATCCTACTTTCTGTTGCAGAAGATGGATTTATCCATAGATCTGTGATCAAGGATATACTGTTATATGGAGATGCAAAGCTTACAAGGATCAAATAG
- the murI gene encoding glutamate racemase, whose amino-acid sequence MRIGVFDSGLGGLTVVQAMTQVIKGAQIFYVADTKNAPYGEKTPEQILQYSLNITNYLINTHQIDALILACNTATSSAIQHLRETYPSLIIIGTEPGIKPAIEQTRTGKIGVLATPATLQGDKYKTLAQMLSSQKSVDIFEQACPGLVEQIEKGELESEVTKGLLETWLSPMRENNVDTIVLGCTHYPLVGQSIEKIMDCNVSLIHTGEAISRHLLTLGIQKGHLNEGDLQVHIHTTGEIRIEVVESIIENYVHIQVIEVDNH is encoded by the coding sequence ATGCGTATAGGTGTTTTTGATTCTGGTTTGGGTGGCTTGACCGTGGTTCAGGCTATGACCCAAGTGATCAAAGGTGCACAGATCTTCTATGTGGCAGACACTAAAAATGCGCCTTATGGTGAAAAAACCCCAGAACAAATTCTACAATACTCACTCAATATTACCAACTATCTTATCAATACCCATCAGATCGATGCATTGATATTGGCATGTAATACGGCAACTTCTTCCGCGATCCAACATTTACGTGAAACGTACCCTTCGCTGATCATCATAGGTACAGAACCAGGTATCAAACCGGCTATCGAACAGACAAGAACTGGGAAAATAGGAGTTTTAGCAACACCGGCCACACTTCAGGGAGATAAGTATAAAACATTGGCACAAATGCTCTCATCACAAAAAAGTGTTGATATTTTTGAACAGGCGTGTCCCGGTTTGGTTGAACAGATAGAAAAAGGTGAACTGGAGAGTGAGGTGACAAAAGGGCTACTTGAAACATGGCTTTCACCGATGCGTGAGAATAATGTCGATACGATTGTACTGGGGTGTACACACTACCCTCTTGTGGGTCAAAGTATAGAAAAGATCATGGACTGTAACGTAAGCCTTATCCATACAGGTGAAGCGATCTCCAGACATTTACTTACACTAGGTATCCAAAAAGGACATCTTAATGAGGGAGACTTGCAGGTACATATTCATACGACAGGTGAGATTCGGATCGAAGTGGTTGAGAGTATCATTGAGAACTATGTACATATACAAGTTATAGAAGTGGATAATCATTAA